The following are encoded in a window of Fusibacter sp. A1 genomic DNA:
- the rpsJ gene encoding 30S ribosomal protein S10, with translation MANAQKIRIRLKSFDHKVLDASAAKIVETAKRTGADVAGPVPLPTKKEIITILRAVHKYKDSREQFEMRTHKRLIDILSPTPKTVDALTKLDLPAGVDIEIKL, from the coding sequence ATGGCAAACGCACAAAAAATCAGAATCAGACTTAAATCATTTGATCACAAAGTACTTGATGCTTCAGCAGCTAAAATTGTTGAAACAGCAAAAAGAACTGGCGCAGATGTTGCAGGTCCAGTACCACTACCTACTAAGAAAGAAATCATCACGATTCTTAGAGCGGTACACAAGTACAAAGACTCAAGAGAACAGTTCGAAATGCGTACACACAAAAGACTTATCGACATCTTAAGCCCAACGCCTAAGACTGTTGATGCATTAACAAAGCTAGATCTGCCAGCAGGTGTGGATATAGAGATTAAACTTTAA